A single Endomicrobiales bacterium DNA region contains:
- a CDS encoding NAD(P)/FAD-dependent oxidoreductase, with translation MAAGSAAALGAKTLLLEKTYRIGAKLLLTGGGRCNITNNAEQNEFINAFGKNGNFLYPSFSAFSNTDLITFLDRYGVPTRIDPDGKVFPENDQALSVLNALRKYAEENHVRILHNSEVETLTFSEEDEQKVTGVKLTNNSTFPAKTIIIATGGLSYPQTGSTGTGYKLAQQCGHSITPLLPGLVPLESNARFIKDLQGLTLKKINISVLIDGKVVTSQIGDLLFTHFGVSGPKILILSHIAVNALSQGKTVDISINLKPQYANEFPMQLQRELTSAGPRTLWRYLEIVLPRTLAPVIADMCYEIKTKSCASLNKNEVTKVASLFTNFVVPITKPRPIEEATITCGGVNLDEINPQTLQSHKNSAIYFCGEVLDLAAITGGFNLQEAFSTGYLAGFSAAKNTKAGNIKNI, from the coding sequence ATGGCGGCTGGCAGTGCGGCGGCACTTGGCGCAAAAACACTTCTGTTAGAAAAAACATATCGCATTGGTGCTAAGCTGTTGCTTACTGGTGGTGGACGATGCAACATTACAAACAATGCCGAACAAAATGAGTTTATAAACGCCTTTGGTAAAAACGGAAACTTTCTTTACCCTTCTTTTAGCGCGTTTTCAAATACCGACTTGATAACTTTCTTAGACCGCTACGGTGTGCCTACGCGCATAGACCCGGACGGTAAAGTTTTTCCTGAAAATGATCAAGCACTTAGCGTACTTAACGCGCTGCGCAAATATGCAGAAGAAAACCATGTACGCATACTGCACAACAGTGAAGTTGAAACACTTACATTTTCTGAGGAAGATGAGCAAAAAGTAACTGGAGTTAAACTAACCAATAACTCAACATTCCCTGCAAAAACAATAATTATTGCAACAGGCGGCCTATCATACCCACAAACCGGCTCCACAGGAACTGGATATAAACTTGCGCAACAATGCGGCCACAGCATAACTCCACTTTTACCAGGACTTGTACCGCTTGAATCAAATGCAAGATTTATAAAAGACCTTCAGGGACTCACATTAAAAAAAATTAATATATCGGTATTAATAGATGGCAAAGTTGTAACTTCACAAATTGGAGATTTGTTATTTACGCACTTTGGAGTATCTGGTCCAAAAATACTTATACTTAGCCATATTGCAGTAAATGCTCTATCACAGGGGAAAACGGTTGATATATCTATAAACCTAAAACCCCAATACGCAAACGAATTTCCTATGCAATTACAAAGGGAACTAACTAGCGCAGGGCCAAGAACTCTTTGGCGGTATTTAGAAATTGTTCTACCACGCACTCTAGCCCCGGTAATTGCCGATATGTGCTATGAAATTAAAACAAAGTCATGTGCCTCACTTAATAAAAATGAAGTTACAAAAGTTGCATCGCTATTTACTAACTTCGTTGTACCCATAACAAAACCGCGACCAATAGAAGAGGCAACCATTACCTGCGGCGGGGTAAATTTAGATGAAATAAACCCACAAACTTTACAGTCGCACAAAAATAGCGCAATATATTTTTGCGGCGAGGTTTTAGACCTTGCGGCAATAACAGGCGGCTTTAATTTACAAGAAGCATTTTCTACCGGCTATCTTGCAGGTTTTAGTGCCGCCAAAAACACTAAAGCTGGGAACATTAAAAATATTTAA
- the mutL gene encoding DNA mismatch repair endonuclease MutL: MPIKILSEETINKIAAGEVIDRPANVIKELVENSIDAKAKTIEIEVLNTGKKLLRVRDDGIGMDRADLMLSVTRHATSKIAAYPDLFTISTFGFRGEALASIAAVSNFTLKSRPVGWDSGWEIKLSGGKIKESRAAACAQGTIAEVYDLFFNTPAREKFLKSENTEKHHIIKTVEEIAIANKEVSFTLIIDEKTIFQTTATNSTFERILDIYGKEFASKLTSVNATHPFVSLTGFCAKQGMFMPTKDYQLLFVNKRPVKFTKSLMHAFYQAYRPNLPEKAHPAALLLMDINPEFIDVNIHPTKREIKFSKEQELHSFLLTAIKTAIFGSGTISQAISTEQPTDKTHYSQNFAKFNVKDAILANQPYTYKENEISHNYIAAQDNAQNTTLKDATNSNIDGAGIKIIGQLFKMYILAQKDDALLLIDQHAAHERIMFEKYFQQITQGSISIQNLLIPITIELPQSQYTLLEENFDNLSELGIKVEPFGLKTAKISAIPSALGFDPNAKAVLLSALQALSENIKISKSEKIEKIAKSACTASIKASEFMTTIEMEALVKNLLKCLHPFTCPHGRPTLKQITRLEMDKFFGRK; encoded by the coding sequence ATGCCAATAAAAATACTCTCAGAAGAAACAATCAATAAAATAGCCGCAGGAGAGGTAATTGATCGCCCGGCAAATGTAATAAAAGAACTTGTTGAAAACTCTATTGATGCAAAGGCGAAAACTATTGAGATAGAAGTTTTAAATACCGGCAAAAAACTTTTGCGTGTTCGTGACGATGGCATAGGCATGGACAGGGCAGATTTAATGCTTTCTGTAACACGCCATGCCACAAGCAAAATTGCTGCTTATCCAGACCTATTTACAATTTCCACTTTTGGTTTTCGCGGCGAGGCACTCGCATCTATTGCAGCAGTTTCAAACTTCACTTTAAAAAGCAGGCCTGTTGGTTGGGATAGTGGATGGGAAATAAAACTATCTGGCGGTAAAATTAAAGAAAGTCGCGCCGCAGCTTGTGCGCAGGGCACCATAGCCGAAGTATACGATTTATTTTTTAACACTCCTGCCCGTGAGAAATTTTTAAAATCTGAAAACACCGAAAAACACCACATAATAAAAACAGTTGAAGAAATAGCTATTGCCAATAAAGAAGTGTCTTTTACGCTAATTATTGATGAAAAAACTATTTTTCAAACAACCGCAACGAACTCAACTTTTGAAAGAATTTTAGATATTTACGGAAAAGAATTTGCATCAAAGCTTACTTCGGTAAACGCCACGCACCCATTTGTTTCATTAACTGGTTTTTGCGCAAAGCAGGGTATGTTTATGCCAACGAAAGACTATCAACTTTTGTTCGTAAATAAACGCCCGGTAAAATTCACAAAATCACTAATGCACGCCTTTTACCAAGCATACAGGCCAAACCTGCCAGAAAAAGCGCACCCTGCCGCTTTACTACTGATGGATATCAACCCTGAGTTTATAGATGTAAATATTCACCCAACAAAACGGGAAATAAAGTTTTCAAAAGAACAAGAGCTGCACTCGTTTTTACTTACTGCAATTAAAACCGCAATTTTTGGTAGCGGAACAATTTCACAAGCAATTTCCACAGAGCAACCAACTGATAAAACGCATTACTCACAAAATTTTGCAAAATTTAATGTGAAAGATGCTATTTTGGCTAACCAACCCTATACTTATAAAGAAAATGAGATAAGCCACAACTATATTGCTGCTCAAGATAATGCACAAAACACAACATTAAAAGATGCAACTAATTCAAACATTGATGGTGCTGGAATAAAAATCATTGGTCAATTATTTAAAATGTATATTCTTGCGCAAAAAGACGATGCCTTGCTTCTTATTGACCAGCATGCCGCGCATGAACGCATAATGTTTGAAAAGTATTTTCAACAAATTACACAAGGCAGTATTTCAATTCAAAACCTGCTTATCCCAATAACAATAGAGCTACCGCAAAGCCAATATACATTGCTTGAAGAAAACTTTGATAATTTATCGGAATTAGGAATAAAAGTTGAACCATTTGGCTTAAAAACAGCTAAAATAAGCGCAATACCTTCGGCACTTGGCTTTGACCCAAATGCAAAAGCAGTGCTTTTAAGCGCTCTTCAAGCACTTAGCGAAAACATTAAAATTTCCAAATCAGAAAAAATTGAAAAAATTGCTAAAAGTGCCTGTACGGCAAGCATAAAGGCCTCTGAGTTTATGACTACAATAGAAATGGAAGCATTGGTAAAAAACCTTTTAAAATGTTTGCACCCGTTTACCTGCCCGCATGGCAGACCAACGCTAAAGCAAATAACACGATTAGAGATGGATAAGTTCTTTGGCAGGAAGTAG
- the mutS gene encoding DNA mismatch repair protein MutS — protein MDNKLNNQTPLMRQYQEIKDRYPFAIVFFRLGDFYEMFGNDAIEAAPILEVTLTKRTNTPMCGVPYHAINGYLQKLVKAGKKVAICEQLEEPGAGKKIVKRDVVRLITPGTILEENLLSAKVNNYLAALCFSNDKNQTDSQNEVGVAFVDISTGEFFTTQASKNIVLQELAKTQANEILISKHFTCSKTLQTLKETSAAITPVESYLFSIERAQEKIKQSYKIHSLQPFGLDTKPLSAGACAALLAYIENTQLSNLPNLSNIRYYSLDNFMSLDETAIKNLELVRALTTQSIQGSLLEVIDKTLTPMGARMLRSRLLKPLLSLEEIKARQNAVEFFVENTLVRKTISECLKKISDIERILGRIASNTVNPRELLGLKASLDATVEIKQTLIPAGILSLPKTISEIKEDINIKIDVAQIIEQTINPEPPINFKMGGIIKTGFNQELDELNALRTDTKKLISEIESTEKQKTGITSLKVGYTSVYGYYIEITKSYLHLTPQHYIRKQTVTGGERFITPELKAFEEKVLTAEDKIIKLELFLFNILKQEILTHAQELRKCASSIAELDFFVSLSWVATLNNYVKPQLNDLLQINITDGRHAVIEKHIKSGSFVPNDTLLDGHENHLMLITGPNMAGKSTYLRQVALICILAQIGSFVPAQQANLSIVDKIFTRIGSGDNLAGGESTFMVEMRETAHILNQFTQRSLIILDEVGRGTSTYDGISIAKAVVEYLNLPRIKNGAGPKVLFATHYFELTNMAQTNEGITNFNIEVKEWQGEVIFLHKIIPGAADRSYGIHVAKLAGLPDLVIKKASKTLAELETKLPLSEKNIGNNSPQLSLNYKPMQVKENTSFLSDIMLELKSVDLENITPIEAFKYLLELKNRLTK, from the coding sequence ATGGATAACAAACTTAATAACCAAACACCCTTAATGCGCCAATATCAGGAAATAAAAGATCGCTACCCATTTGCGATTGTTTTTTTTCGCTTGGGTGATTTTTATGAAATGTTTGGTAATGATGCAATTGAAGCCGCGCCAATTTTAGAAGTTACGCTAACTAAAAGAACCAATACGCCAATGTGCGGCGTGCCATATCACGCGATAAATGGCTACCTGCAAAAACTTGTAAAGGCTGGGAAAAAAGTTGCCATTTGCGAACAACTTGAAGAGCCGGGTGCGGGCAAAAAAATTGTTAAACGAGATGTTGTTCGCCTTATAACACCCGGTACAATTTTAGAAGAAAATCTTCTCTCCGCAAAAGTTAATAACTACTTGGCCGCGCTTTGTTTTAGCAACGACAAAAACCAGACAGATAGTCAAAACGAAGTAGGAGTTGCTTTTGTTGACATTTCAACAGGTGAATTTTTTACTACACAGGCAAGCAAAAACATTGTTTTGCAAGAACTTGCCAAAACACAAGCAAATGAAATTTTAATATCAAAACATTTCACCTGCTCTAAAACTTTGCAAACATTAAAGGAAACTTCTGCAGCAATAACACCAGTTGAAAGTTATTTATTTTCCATAGAGCGAGCGCAAGAAAAAATAAAACAAAGTTACAAAATTCACTCGCTACAACCATTTGGTTTAGACACTAAACCACTTTCAGCCGGCGCGTGTGCCGCACTACTTGCTTATATAGAAAACACTCAATTATCCAACTTGCCAAACCTTTCAAACATCCGCTACTACAGCTTAGATAACTTTATGTCTCTTGACGAAACTGCCATAAAGAATTTAGAACTCGTACGCGCTCTTACCACTCAAAGCATTCAAGGGTCGCTGCTTGAAGTAATAGACAAAACTCTAACACCAATGGGCGCAAGAATGCTGCGTTCGCGATTGCTAAAACCACTTCTATCTTTAGAGGAAATAAAAGCACGCCAAAACGCCGTTGAATTTTTTGTTGAAAATACACTTGTCAGAAAAACAATCAGCGAATGCCTAAAAAAAATATCTGACATTGAAAGAATTCTTGGCCGCATTGCCTCAAACACAGTAAACCCCCGCGAATTGCTTGGCCTAAAAGCATCACTTGATGCCACAGTAGAAATAAAACAAACTCTTATCCCAGCTGGTATTTTATCGTTACCAAAAACAATATCTGAAATAAAAGAAGATATAAATATAAAAATTGATGTTGCCCAAATAATTGAGCAAACCATTAACCCCGAACCTCCTATAAACTTTAAAATGGGTGGGATAATTAAAACTGGTTTTAATCAGGAATTAGATGAGCTTAACGCCTTAAGAACAGACACAAAAAAATTAATATCCGAAATTGAAAGCACAGAGAAACAAAAAACTGGAATAACCTCCTTAAAAGTTGGTTACACATCAGTTTATGGCTACTATATTGAAATAACAAAGTCATACCTTCACCTTACTCCGCAGCATTACATAAGAAAACAAACTGTAACCGGCGGTGAACGCTTTATTACCCCTGAGCTTAAGGCGTTTGAAGAAAAAGTATTAACCGCTGAAGATAAAATAATTAAGTTAGAACTATTTTTATTTAACATACTAAAACAGGAAATTTTAACACATGCCCAAGAATTGCGTAAATGCGCAAGCTCAATTGCGGAGTTAGATTTTTTTGTATCATTATCATGGGTGGCGACTCTAAACAACTATGTAAAACCACAATTAAACGACTTGTTACAAATTAATATTACCGATGGTCGCCATGCGGTAATTGAAAAACATATTAAAAGCGGCTCTTTTGTGCCAAATGACACTTTATTAGACGGGCATGAAAACCACCTTATGCTTATTACAGGGCCCAATATGGCAGGCAAATCTACATACCTGCGCCAGGTTGCGCTAATTTGCATACTTGCGCAAATTGGCTCATTTGTACCTGCACAGCAGGCAAATTTGAGCATCGTAGATAAAATATTTACGCGCATCGGCTCTGGTGATAACTTAGCTGGTGGGGAAAGCACATTTATGGTAGAAATGCGCGAAACAGCGCACATATTAAACCAATTCACTCAGCGGAGTTTAATTATTTTAGACGAGGTTGGCAGGGGTACATCTACTTACGACGGTATTTCCATAGCAAAAGCCGTTGTCGAATATTTAAATTTGCCAAGAATCAAAAATGGCGCAGGCCCTAAAGTACTATTTGCAACACACTACTTTGAACTTACAAATATGGCACAAACTAATGAAGGTATAACAAACTTTAACATTGAAGTTAAAGAATGGCAGGGGGAAGTAATATTCCTTCACAAAATAATACCTGGTGCCGCTGACCGCTCTTATGGTATCCATGTAGCAAAACTTGCAGGTCTGCCTGACTTGGTAATAAAAAAAGCATCAAAAACACTTGCTGAACTTGAAACCAAGTTGCCTCTATCCGAAAAGAATATTGGCAACAACAGCCCACAATTAAGCTTAAACTATAAACCCATGCAAGTTAAAGAAAATACTTCATTTTTGTCGGATATTATGTTAGAATTGAAAAGTGTTGATTTAGAGAACATTACACCAATAGAGGCGTTTAAATATCTGCTTGAACTAAAAAACCGCCTCACTAAATAG
- a CDS encoding HAD family phosphatase — protein MKKRAIIFDFGKVIIDYDLTRFTKKISALCNETSYKIFDFVFEGTLNKSFDRGDLTPNEFFEKIATNFSLNITFDNFVPMWNDIFKPIPETEKILMELKKNYRLGLLSNTNALHFPYALNKYPAVTLLNDYHLSYKMRTIKPEEKIYKQVIDFYNCKPQELFYIDDLEWNVEAARKLGIESVVFITPEQLKIDLKKAAIL, from the coding sequence ATGAAAAAAAGGGCAATTATTTTCGACTTTGGCAAAGTAATAATTGATTACGACCTTACACGGTTCACAAAAAAAATATCGGCGCTTTGCAATGAAACCTCTTATAAAATATTTGATTTTGTTTTTGAAGGCACACTCAATAAGTCTTTTGATAGAGGAGACCTAACCCCGAATGAGTTCTTTGAAAAAATCGCAACTAATTTTTCACTTAACATAACCTTTGATAACTTTGTTCCTATGTGGAATGATATATTCAAACCAATCCCAGAAACAGAAAAAATACTAATGGAACTTAAAAAAAACTATCGATTAGGCCTTCTTTCAAATACAAATGCATTACACTTCCCATACGCACTTAATAAATATCCAGCAGTAACTTTGCTAAACGACTACCATCTTTCATACAAAATGCGTACAATAAAACCAGAAGAAAAAATATACAAGCAAGTTATTGATTTTTATAACTGCAAACCACAGGAACTTTTTTACATTGATGACTTGGAGTGGAATGTTGAAGCCGCGCGCAAACTTGGCATTGAATCGGTTGTTTTCATAACACCCGAGCAACTAAAAATAGATCTTAAAAAGGCCGCTATTTTATAA
- the miaB gene encoding tRNA (N6-isopentenyl adenosine(37)-C2)-methylthiotransferase MiaB — MKNNKTFFIQTFGCQMNMADSDAAALWLTSKGIIQTQNKEDADFIIINTCSVREHAEERAISYIGRLKPLKITNPELVIIMVGCSAELLGNTVKGRLPIIDLVIGAKSMPRFGDIFEENFGHLLANETPERNTELRVPTHQPSKIAAFLNIMRGCNNYCAYCVVPYVRGPEVSIDLPEILSEINRLAKNGVKEITLLGQNVNSYKGKDSNGKTIDFSDLLTQIHSIKEIKRIRFMSNHPKDFSDKLINTIGSLPKVCNHIHLPLQSASDSVLMAMNRNYTYEHYKEIINKLRKQKPDISLTTDIIIGFPGETENDFNATLNAIKELQFDLIYAFKYSPRKGTKSALLKETITREEKEARHKIFLEAANLTNEKKNAKLIGTKQEVLIETQKNSKAIGRTFSNIKVYVDSAQSAPQLIGKIVSVEITDSKVNTLSGIITS; from the coding sequence ATGAAAAATAACAAAACATTTTTTATTCAAACTTTTGGTTGCCAAATGAATATGGCCGACTCAGATGCAGCCGCGCTTTGGCTTACTTCAAAAGGCATTATTCAAACACAAAATAAAGAAGATGCCGACTTTATTATTATAAACACCTGCTCAGTTCGCGAGCACGCAGAAGAGCGAGCCATATCGTACATTGGGCGATTAAAACCTCTTAAAATTACAAACCCTGAGCTAGTTATAATTATGGTTGGTTGTTCGGCAGAACTGCTTGGCAACACCGTTAAAGGCCGCCTTCCAATAATTGACCTTGTAATTGGCGCAAAAAGTATGCCACGCTTTGGCGATATATTTGAAGAAAATTTTGGGCACCTGCTTGCTAATGAAACTCCCGAACGCAATACAGAGTTACGCGTGCCTACTCATCAGCCATCAAAAATTGCAGCATTCCTAAACATTATGCGAGGATGCAATAACTACTGCGCTTACTGCGTTGTACCTTATGTGCGCGGGCCTGAAGTTTCAATTGACCTACCTGAAATTTTATCTGAAATAAATAGGCTTGCCAAAAATGGAGTAAAAGAAATCACACTTTTAGGCCAAAATGTTAACTCTTACAAAGGCAAAGATTCTAATGGGAAAACCATTGATTTTTCAGACCTGCTTACTCAAATACACTCAATAAAAGAAATTAAACGTATTCGTTTTATGTCAAACCATCCAAAAGATTTTTCCGATAAACTTATAAATACCATTGGTTCATTGCCAAAAGTTTGCAATCATATTCACTTGCCATTGCAGTCGGCCTCTGATAGCGTTTTAATGGCAATGAACCGCAATTACACATACGAACATTACAAAGAAATTATAAATAAATTACGCAAGCAAAAACCAGATATTTCCTTAACTACCGATATAATAATTGGCTTTCCAGGTGAAACAGAGAACGATTTTAATGCGACACTCAACGCAATAAAAGAACTACAATTTGACTTAATTTATGCCTTTAAATATTCACCGCGTAAAGGCACAAAGTCGGCATTACTTAAAGAAACGATTACCAGAGAAGAAAAAGAAGCACGCCATAAAATATTTTTAGAAGCAGCAAACCTAACTAATGAAAAAAAGAACGCTAAACTTATAGGAACAAAACAAGAAGTGCTTATTGAAACACAGAAAAACTCAAAAGCCATCGGCAGAACTTTTTCTAACATAAAAGTTTATGTGGATTCTGCTCAATCGGCGCCACAGCTTATCGGCAAAATTGTTTCGGTTGAAATAACCGACTCAAAAGTAAATACTCTATCAGGAATTATTACATCTTGA
- a CDS encoding NAD+ synthase, translating to MKVAIAQINTTVGDISANLNLIVLMCQKAQKANADVVVFPELALCGYPPEDLLFKKSFIDDNLKALQTLKKKISKLKLRAIVGFVDQKGTKLFNAAALISKGQISAIYHKQLLPNYGVFDENRYFQSGLKNHIFLISGIKCGISICEDIWYDNGPVKKLSLMGAKVIFTLNASPYHHGKISKRETLVSNQAKKNNVSIVYANAVGAQDELVFDGYSMAVNSSGKIIARGKCFEEDLIIFDLPQSKPTTALATKLPQIQEIYLALKLGVKDYVRKNGFGKVIIGLSGGIDSALVAVIAADALDKENVTAVFMPSCFSSKASLQDATMLAKNLGIKLLTIPIKEIFDIYIKMLAPIFKSTKTGIAEENLQARIRGNLLMAISNKFGHLVLTTGNKSEMSTGYATLYGDMAGGFAVIKDVPKMLVYELSNYRNRFDCVIPKRILTKAPTAELRANQKDSDSLPEYSILDKILELYIEKDAGFDNITKKGFDKATVKKVLSLVDKSEYKRRQAPPGIKITPKAFGRDRRMPITNKYIQ from the coding sequence ATGAAAGTGGCTATAGCACAAATTAACACTACTGTTGGCGACATAAGCGCAAACCTTAATTTAATTGTTCTTATGTGCCAAAAAGCTCAAAAGGCAAATGCAGATGTGGTTGTATTTCCAGAGCTTGCCCTCTGTGGATACCCACCAGAAGACCTGTTATTTAAAAAAAGTTTTATTGACGATAATTTAAAAGCTCTTCAAACCCTAAAAAAGAAAATCTCAAAGTTAAAGTTGCGCGCTATTGTTGGCTTTGTAGACCAAAAAGGTACAAAGCTTTTTAATGCAGCTGCGCTTATTTCTAAAGGGCAAATTAGTGCAATATACCATAAGCAACTACTGCCAAACTATGGTGTTTTTGATGAAAATCGGTACTTTCAAAGTGGCTTGAAAAATCATATTTTTTTAATATCAGGCATAAAATGTGGCATAAGTATTTGTGAAGATATTTGGTATGACAATGGCCCTGTAAAAAAACTTTCTTTAATGGGCGCTAAGGTTATTTTTACGCTTAACGCTTCGCCATACCACCACGGTAAAATATCAAAAAGAGAAACCCTTGTTTCTAATCAAGCAAAAAAAAATAATGTATCAATTGTTTATGCAAATGCCGTAGGTGCTCAAGATGAGTTGGTTTTTGATGGCTACAGCATGGCTGTAAACTCAAGTGGCAAAATAATTGCAAGAGGAAAGTGTTTTGAAGAAGACCTGATTATTTTTGATTTACCTCAAAGCAAACCAACCACTGCCCTGGCAACAAAACTCCCACAAATACAAGAAATTTATTTGGCCCTAAAACTTGGCGTAAAAGATTATGTTCGTAAAAATGGTTTTGGTAAGGTTATAATTGGTTTAAGCGGTGGAATTGACTCGGCACTTGTAGCCGTAATTGCCGCAGACGCACTTGACAAGGAAAATGTTACGGCTGTGTTTATGCCTTCTTGTTTTTCTTCTAAAGCATCATTGCAAGATGCCACAATGCTTGCAAAAAACCTTGGTATAAAACTTTTAACAATTCCCATAAAAGAAATTTTTGACATTTATATAAAAATGCTTGCGCCTATTTTTAAAAGCACTAAAACCGGCATTGCAGAAGAAAATTTACAGGCACGCATACGCGGAAACCTGCTTATGGCAATATCAAACAAATTCGGACACTTAGTTTTAACAACTGGCAACAAGTCGGAAATGAGCACAGGGTATGCAACACTATATGGTGATATGGCCGGCGGCTTTGCTGTAATAAAAGATGTGCCTAAAATGCTTGTTTACGAACTTTCAAATTATAGAAATAGATTTGATTGCGTAATACCAAAAAGAATTCTTACAAAGGCCCCTACCGCAGAGTTGCGCGCAAACCAAAAGGACTCAGACTCGCTTCCAGAGTATTCAATTTTAGATAAAATTTTGGAACTCTATATTGAAAAAGATGCAGGTTTTGATAACATAACAAAAAAAGGTTTTGATAAAGCTACCGTTAAAAAAGTACTTTCTTTGGTAGATAAAAGTGAGTACAAGCGCAGGCAAGCGCCACCGGGCATAAAAATTACTCCAAAGGCATTTGGCAGAGACAGAAGAATGCCAATAACAAACAAATATATTCAATAA
- a CDS encoding peptide chain release factor-like protein — protein MNLNFGITPSKQKELTDKFIALGIKELDIFEQFIHSSGKGGQNVNKTATCVYLRHIPSGIEVKCQKERSQILNRFFARRLLAEKIETLILGKKAEVQQKIEKIRRQKRKRSKRSKEKMLATKKFVSEKKSMRKAVDY, from the coding sequence ATGAACTTAAACTTTGGAATAACTCCATCAAAGCAGAAAGAACTTACTGATAAATTTATTGCCTTAGGCATTAAAGAATTAGATATATTTGAACAATTCATTCATTCAAGCGGCAAGGGTGGGCAAAATGTTAATAAAACAGCCACTTGTGTTTATTTGCGACACATACCAAGCGGTATTGAAGTTAAGTGTCAAAAAGAACGCAGCCAGATTCTAAACCGTTTTTTTGCGCGGCGCTTGTTGGCAGAAAAAATTGAGACACTCATTCTTGGTAAAAAAGCTGAAGTCCAACAAAAAATAGAAAAAATTCGTAGGCAAAAACGAAAACGCTCAAAAAGGTCAAAAGAAAAAATGCTTGCCACAAAAAAGTTTGTGTCTGAAAAAAAATCTATGCGCAAAGCGGTTGACTACTAA
- a CDS encoding lytic transglycosylase domain-containing protein, translated as MKKIIISLILIVFFIVLFFISNMPRHIANNLLFQKEVQKYAKLNKVDPLFVNAVIAVESKFIYSAHSKNGAVGLMQLMPETAQELSDELGEKSLYKDLENPKTNIRLGVYYLKKLLTMFDGNKTLALAAYNAGSGNVSNWLKKDESIKTNIKNIPFAETKNYVSKVLRTYNLFKRIEKWITNLITKHP; from the coding sequence TTGAAAAAAATTATTATTTCACTAATTCTTATAGTTTTCTTTATTGTACTTTTTTTTATTTCCAATATGCCGCGTCACATAGCAAACAACCTATTATTTCAAAAAGAAGTGCAAAAATATGCTAAATTAAATAAAGTTGACCCACTGTTTGTTAATGCTGTTATTGCAGTTGAATCAAAATTTATTTATAGTGCGCATTCAAAAAATGGAGCTGTTGGCTTAATGCAGCTAATGCCAGAAACTGCTCAAGAACTATCTGATGAGCTTGGGGAAAAAAGTTTATACAAAGACCTTGAAAACCCAAAAACCAACATTCGCCTTGGAGTTTATTATCTAAAAAAACTTCTTACAATGTTTGATGGCAACAAAACACTTGCATTGGCGGCTTACAATGCTGGTTCTGGCAATGTTTCAAACTGGTTAAAAAAAGACGAAAGCATTAAAACTAATATAAAAAATATACCGTTTGCGGAAACAAAAAACTATGTATCTAAGGTTCTTAGAACATATAACCTATTTAAAAGAATAGAAAAATGGATAACAAACTTAATAACCAAACACCCTTAA